Proteins co-encoded in one Ooceraea biroi isolate clonal line C1 chromosome 9, Obir_v5.4, whole genome shotgun sequence genomic window:
- the LOC105279630 gene encoding ATP-binding cassette sub-family G member 1, producing MTTPAAPCSPSRSSLSCCQFDHGSSEDNVCTPTIAANNNYFLEQESPSFPKRPQVDLSFHDVRYRVKEWSLRKFCFGDKEILHGVSGEFKAGELVAIMGPSGAGKSTLLNVLAGFTVRGMSGEVMVNGKVRLPYSDRWKKTSCYIQQDAILRAYITVGEAMNMAAHLKLGCTISSAYKHTQVLELLEMLGLGHCYNTLCGKLSGGQKKRLDIALELLTNPSVLFLDEPTTGLDASSCSQCVALMKRLAEVERRTVICTIHQPSALLLEMFDSLYVVANGYCIYRGPVSSLLPHLASIGANCPPYHNPADFLLEVAIGEYGISLDKLVAAAETLQVDQKSVALTTTLLEENDFTKEPSPPAGFLTQCYLLYKRQLMCLKRDYTLLMARLVCHLLIGMIFGYLYMGSGYRAKGVLSNYVYIYGSLLLLVYTGKMSVTLAFPLEMRILMREHFNRWYRLAPYYISLLLVEIPFQATCAAIYLTVSYLLTGQPIETSRIISFMVLNIAASLTAQAWGFFLGATTPVKLAVFIGPILAALFSVFGFMVRYTDTPYMFRWMFHLSYFRAGFHSVLYTMYGFNRKELKCDDLYCHFKKPTKFLQEMDIVDINMVNNLILILGFGVLMHLLTASALWCKLNRR from the exons ATGACTACCCCGGCCGCGCCATGTTCGCCGTCGCGATCGTCTCTGAGTTGCTGCCAGTTCGATCATGGTAGCAGCGAGGATAATGTGTGCACCCCGACGATCGCAGCCAACAACAATTACTTCCTGGAACAAGAGAGTCCCTCTTTCCCGAAGAGGCCGCAGGTCGATCTGTCCTTCCACGATGTGCGCTATCGCGTCAAAGAATGGAGTTTGCGCAAGTTCTGTTTCG GCGACAAAGAGATTCTACATGGCGTGAGCGGCGAATTTAAGGCCGGCGAATTAGTAGCTATAATGGGACCATCCGGAGCCGGGAAGTCGACATTGTTAAACGTTCTTGCCGGTTTTAC GGTGAGGGGTATGAGTGGGGAAGTTATGGTGAACGGCAAGGTCCGATTGCCATACAGCGATCGATGGAAGAAGACGTCATGCTACATACAGCAAGACGCGATTCTTAGAGCATATATCACCGTGGGAGAGGCCATGAATATGGCAGCACACTTGAAGCTTGGCTGCACTATCAGTTCTGCATACAAACACACTCAG GTTTTGGAGTTATTGGAGATGTTAGGACTGGGCCATTGTTACAATACGCTGTGCGGAAAACTGTCGGGAGGGCAAAAGAAACGGCTTGACATTGCTCTGGAGCTGCTGACGAACCCTTCAGTATTATTTCTTGACGAACCAACAACCG GTCTGGATGCCTCTTCGTGCAGTCAATGCGTTGCTCTTATGAAACGACTGGCAGAGGTTGAAAGACGTACGGTGATCTGTACGATTCATCAGCCAAGTGCTCTGCTACTCGAGATGTTTGATAGCTTGTACGTGGTAGCCAACGGTTACTGCATCTATAGAGGTCCGGTCAGCTCATTGTTACCGCATCTGGCCTCCATCGGTGCCAATTGTCCGCCTTATCATAATCCAGCTGATTTTC TCCTCGAGGTGGCAATCGGCGAATACGGCATCTCGCTCGACAAACTGGTAGCGGCGGCGGAAACGCTACAAGTTGACCAGAAGTCGGTCGCTCTTACCACGACGCTGCTCGAAGAAA ATGATTTCACTAAAGAACCGTCGCCTCCTGCTGGTTTTCTGACACAGTGTTATCTTCTATACAAGAGGCAGTTGATGTGCTTAAAGAGAGACTATACGTTACTAATGGCGCGATTAGTCTGTCACCTGCTGATCGGCATGATCTTCGGATATTTGTACATGGGAAGCGGCTATCGTGCTAAAGGCGTCTTATCGAATTATGTCTACATATACGGATCGCTCTTACTCCTTGTCTACACCGGAAAAATGTCAGTCACTCTTGCGT TTCCGTTGGAGATGCGGATTCTTATGAGGGAGCACTTTAATCGTTGGTACCGATTAGCTCCATATTACATTAGTTTGTTGCTCGTCGAAATACCCTTCCAAGCAACGTGTGCAGCGATATATTTAACTGTGAGTTACTTGTTGACCGGTCAGCCCATAGAGACGAGTCGTATAATATCGTTCATGGTACTCAACATAGCTGCTAGTCTGACGGCACAGGCATGGGGTTTCTTTCTTGGTGCTACCACACCGGTTAAG cTTGCGGTGTTTATTGGTCCTATACTTGCCGCGCTGTTTTCTGTCTTCGGTTTCATGGTTCGCTACACAGACACGCCGTACATGTTCCGTTGGATGTTCCACCTATCGTATTTCCGTGCGGGTTTCCACAGCGTGCTGTACACCATGTACGGATTTAATAGAAAGGAGCTGAAATGCGACGACTTGTACTGTCACTTCAAGAAACCGACGAAATTCCTCCAAGAAATGGACATCGTCGATATAAACATGGTGAACAATCTCATACTGATCCTTGGTTTCGGTGTACTGATGCATCTTTTAACGGCTAGTGCACTCTGGTGCAAGCTCAACAGAAGATGA